In a genomic window of Nodosilinea sp. E11:
- a CDS encoding DUF4346 domain-containing protein codes for MTVPSSPQPMNQAERHALDHQLSKRYIELDPDGYFLIYLDVEQGLICAKHFSNVINDKGLACDPVTGKPLPVRGSVERVPTRTYSGHTAKELCIAIFEDPATPCPISYLDHAAYLGREFMRAEAALNAGTDYVQD; via the coding sequence ATGACTGTACCCTCCAGCCCTCAACCCATGAACCAGGCCGAGCGCCACGCCCTAGACCATCAGCTTTCGAAGCGCTACATCGAGCTCGACCCCGATGGTTACTTTTTGATCTATCTCGACGTCGAGCAGGGGCTGATCTGCGCCAAACACTTTAGCAACGTCATTAACGACAAGGGGCTAGCCTGCGACCCCGTGACCGGCAAACCACTGCCCGTGCGCGGCTCGGTCGAACGAGTGCCCACCCGCACCTACAGCGGCCACACTGCCAAAGAACTCTGTATTGCTATTTTTGAAGACCCCGCCACCCCCTGCCCGATCAGCTATCTAGACCATGCGGCCTACCTAGGGCGCGAGTTTATGCGGGCCGAAGCCGCCTTAAATGCCGGAACAGACTACGTTCAAGACTGA
- a CDS encoding NfeD family protein yields the protein MVMTDDILEDVFPEEASPQEVQWASGSTDEPTFPEGAWTDKTALVEAPLEGQKYQVKFEGVYWTAITVPPGDLLTHGEMVAVLGRDGTELVVRKQPDRQPHGHLPPDLDTPAGPAPQPYGQLPHSLATPPGLTPPASFLI from the coding sequence ATGGTTATGACAGACGATATTTTAGAAGACGTTTTTCCAGAAGAGGCTTCTCCCCAAGAGGTGCAGTGGGCTTCTGGCTCGACCGATGAGCCCACCTTTCCTGAGGGAGCCTGGACAGATAAAACCGCCCTGGTGGAAGCACCTCTAGAAGGGCAAAAGTACCAGGTAAAGTTTGAAGGGGTCTACTGGACGGCGATCACAGTTCCGCCTGGAGATCTGCTGACCCACGGTGAAATGGTAGCCGTTTTGGGCCGTGATGGTACTGAGCTAGTGGTACGAAAGCAGCCCGATCGCCAACCGCATGGACATTTACCCCCTGACCTAGATACTCCTGCGGGGCCAGCGCCGCAACCCTATGGGCAGTTACCCCACAGCCTAGCCACCCCTCCTGGGCTAACACCGCCCGCCAGTTTTTTGATTTAA
- the hemE gene encoding uroporphyrinogen decarboxylase — MTAVNQVPLLLRAARHEVLERPPVWMMRQAGRYMKVYRDLRDKYPSFRDRSENADLAIEISLQPWRAFRPDGVIMFSDILTPLPGMGIPFDIVESKGPIIDPPIRTQAQIDAVHELDPETALPYIRTILQTLRSEVGNDAAVLGFVGSPWTLAAYAVEGKTSKSYTNIKGMAFSEPAMLHTLLGKLADNIAQYVRYQIDCGAQVVQLFDSWAGQLSPMDYRTFALPYQQRVVQQVKQTHPDTPLILYISGSAGVFDLMGESGVDIVSVDWTMDMAEARRRLGPSIGVQGNIDPAILFGSQDLIRDRILDTIRKAGNRGHILNLGHGILPGTPEENAAYFFETAKNIDKLLATV; from the coding sequence ATGACCGCAGTGAACCAGGTACCTTTGTTACTCCGCGCCGCCCGCCACGAGGTGCTAGAGCGTCCCCCCGTGTGGATGATGCGCCAAGCCGGACGCTATATGAAGGTGTACCGTGACCTGCGCGACAAGTATCCGTCCTTTCGCGATCGCTCCGAAAATGCCGATCTAGCCATTGAGATCTCGCTGCAACCCTGGCGCGCCTTTCGCCCCGATGGGGTGATCATGTTCTCGGATATTCTGACGCCGCTGCCGGGCATGGGCATTCCCTTCGACATCGTCGAGAGCAAGGGGCCGATCATCGATCCACCCATCCGCACCCAGGCCCAGATCGACGCGGTGCACGAGCTTGACCCCGAAACAGCGCTGCCCTACATTCGCACCATTCTGCAAACTCTACGCAGCGAAGTGGGCAACGATGCGGCGGTGCTGGGCTTTGTCGGTTCGCCCTGGACTCTGGCGGCCTACGCTGTGGAGGGCAAAACCTCGAAGAGCTACACCAACATCAAGGGTATGGCGTTCTCGGAACCCGCTATGCTGCACACGCTGCTGGGCAAGCTGGCCGATAACATCGCCCAGTATGTGCGCTACCAGATCGACTGCGGTGCTCAGGTGGTGCAGCTGTTTGACTCTTGGGCCGGGCAGCTCAGCCCCATGGACTACCGCACCTTTGCGCTGCCCTACCAGCAGCGGGTGGTGCAGCAGGTGAAGCAGACCCACCCCGATACCCCGCTGATTCTCTACATCAGCGGCAGCGCTGGGGTCTTTGACCTAATGGGTGAGTCGGGCGTCGATATTGTCAGTGTCGACTGGACGATGGATATGGCGGAGGCTCGTCGTCGCCTCGGCCCTAGCATTGGTGTGCAGGGCAACATTGACCCGGCGATTTTGTTTGGCTCCCAGGATCTAATTCGCGATCGCATTCTCGACACCATTAGAAAAGCGGGCAATCGCGGTCATATTCTCAACCTGGGCCACGGCATTTTGCCCGGCACCCCCGAAGAGAATGCGGCCTACTTCTTTGAAACCGCCAAAAATATCGACAAGCTGTTGGCGACCGTTTAA
- the pgsA gene encoding CDP-diacylglycerol--glycerol-3-phosphate 3-phosphatidyltransferase, with the protein MNLPTWITVSRLLGVPLLLVLLQAPTTAQRWWAMGIFLLAAGTDWLDGYLARRLNQVTDLGKFLDPLVDKLLVLAPLLMLVELGQVPAWGVFLIVAREITISGWRVNPAMQGGKVPGANLWGKAKTVVQIAAIALLIAPLPPGWDLAAQLIFWLAVALTLASGLVYLWPQDRRRSLD; encoded by the coding sequence ATGAACCTCCCGACCTGGATTACCGTTTCTCGCCTGCTGGGCGTTCCGCTGCTGCTAGTGCTGCTCCAGGCTCCGACAACAGCCCAGCGGTGGTGGGCAATGGGGATATTTCTGCTGGCGGCAGGTACCGACTGGCTCGATGGCTATCTGGCCCGCCGACTCAATCAGGTGACCGATTTGGGCAAGTTTCTCGACCCACTGGTAGATAAGCTGCTGGTGCTGGCCCCGCTGCTGATGCTGGTGGAGCTGGGTCAGGTGCCTGCCTGGGGAGTGTTTTTGATTGTGGCGCGAGAGATTACCATCTCAGGCTGGCGGGTCAACCCAGCCATGCAGGGGGGCAAAGTGCCGGGGGCTAACCTGTGGGGTAAGGCTAAGACGGTAGTGCAGATCGCGGCGATCGCCCTGTTAATTGCCCCCCTTCCCCCCGGCTGGGATCTGGCTGCACAACTAATATTCTGGCTAGCGGTGGCCCTCACCCTGGCGTCGGGGCTGGTTTACCTGTGGCCGCAGGATCGCCGTCGCTCCTTGGATTAA
- a CDS encoding PD-(D/E)XK nuclease family protein, translating to MLRPYLRPFSMLSLTQGHLRLLEICPRRYQYTYLEHHTVPTDPAVLERQRWGTEFHRVMQQRDLGLPVDDVLQADAALGAAVNGLLAAAPELFVPQPEGFRQSEHRRTLTFNGYALTAIYDLLIVGPTSAQIIDWKTYQRPTEQAQLAKEWQTRLYLYLLVETSHLAPEQVSMTYWFVAPPTAQAAPAPPSSITIAYTATQHRHTEADLQRLTDQLSDLLAMEADLPQVEAGQGYCTQCPFAVRCQRSSERYGLEGSLVLPAIADIAEVPL from the coding sequence ATGCTGCGCCCCTACCTAAGACCCTTCTCTATGCTTTCCCTCACCCAGGGTCATTTGCGCCTGCTGGAAATCTGCCCTCGGCGGTACCAGTACACCTACCTAGAACACCACACAGTGCCCACCGATCCGGCGGTGCTAGAGCGGCAGCGGTGGGGTACCGAATTTCACCGGGTGATGCAGCAGCGTGACCTGGGCCTGCCCGTCGACGATGTGCTGCAAGCCGATGCGGCCCTAGGCGCGGCGGTCAACGGGTTGTTGGCTGCTGCGCCCGAGCTGTTTGTGCCCCAGCCCGAGGGCTTTCGCCAGAGCGAGCATCGCCGCACCCTGACCTTTAATGGCTACGCCCTCACGGCCATCTACGACCTGCTGATCGTGGGGCCGACCAGCGCCCAAATCATTGATTGGAAGACCTATCAGCGACCGACTGAGCAGGCCCAGTTGGCTAAAGAGTGGCAGACGCGGCTTTATCTGTATCTGCTGGTAGAAACCAGCCACCTGGCTCCCGAACAGGTCTCGATGACCTACTGGTTTGTGGCTCCGCCGACGGCCCAAGCTGCTCCAGCGCCGCCCAGCAGCATCACGATCGCCTACACAGCGACCCAGCATCGCCATACCGAGGCCGACCTGCAACGGCTGACCGATCAGCTGAGTGACCTGCTGGCGATGGAGGCCGATCTGCCCCAGGTGGAGGCAGGCCAGGGCTACTGCACCCAGTGCCCGTTTGCGGTGCGCTGCCAGCGATCGTCGGAGCGCTACGGGCTAGAGGGGAGCCTGGTCTTACCTGCGATCGCCGATATTGCCGAGGTGCCCCTCTAG
- a CDS encoding ABC transporter ATP-binding protein: MSEYRVKRISAPKKKASWRNLGESLGMYRYGQRAIALVWQTEWRLTVALALLTLVAGLLPAAVAYVGKLIVDAVVQAAQSGLAADRQAALMYLALEAVLVAVLAGARQGLGLCQSLLRVLLGQRVNLMILDKAQTLPLTYFEDSEFYDKMTQARREASSRPLSMVNRTFGVVQDVLSLLTFGGLLLQFSGWAVALLAVATLPAFVAETQFAGEAFRLFKWRSPETRQQVYLEALLAREDFAKEVKLFGLGPLLMQRYQDIFQRLYAEDRNLTVRRSGWSYGLGLLSTASFYLAYCWIVLEAIAGRISLGELTMYLTVFRQGQTTFASTLTAIGGMYEDGLYLANLYEFLEQPVPEDMGTAVRGVDPSDGLRFEGVSFSYPGSDRLALEDVSFHLRPGEKMAIVGENGSGKTTLIKLLTRLYTPSQGRILLDGRDLQEWDSDVVQRRIGVIFQDFVRYQFKVGENIGVGDVTDFEDAHRWQTAATKGTAAEFIEALPDGFDTQLGRWFFGGQELSGGQWQKIALSRAFMRTKADILVLDEPTSAMDAEAETRLFEQFREATQDQMAILISHRFSTVRRADNIIVLANGKLIEQGSHRELLHQDGRYARLFTMQAAGYL, translated from the coding sequence ATGAGTGAATATCGGGTAAAACGGATTTCGGCCCCTAAGAAGAAGGCGTCGTGGCGCAATCTGGGCGAATCGCTGGGGATGTATCGCTACGGGCAACGAGCGATCGCCCTGGTGTGGCAGACCGAATGGCGGCTGACCGTGGCCCTAGCGCTACTGACCCTGGTGGCGGGGTTGCTGCCCGCCGCTGTGGCCTACGTTGGCAAGCTAATCGTCGATGCGGTGGTGCAGGCGGCCCAGTCGGGGCTGGCGGCTGACCGCCAGGCCGCTCTGATGTATCTGGCCCTAGAGGCGGTGCTGGTGGCGGTGCTGGCCGGGGCGCGCCAGGGGTTAGGGTTATGCCAGTCGCTGCTGCGGGTGCTGCTGGGGCAGCGGGTCAACCTGATGATTCTCGATAAGGCCCAGACTCTGCCGCTGACTTATTTTGAGGACTCTGAGTTTTACGACAAGATGACCCAGGCGCGGCGAGAGGCCTCGTCGCGCCCTCTGAGCATGGTCAACCGCACCTTTGGGGTAGTGCAGGATGTGCTGTCGTTGCTCACCTTTGGCGGGCTGCTGCTGCAATTTTCGGGCTGGGCGGTGGCGCTGCTAGCGGTGGCCACCCTGCCCGCCTTTGTGGCCGAGACCCAGTTTGCGGGCGAGGCCTTTCGTCTGTTTAAGTGGCGATCGCCCGAAACCCGACAGCAAGTCTATCTAGAAGCCCTGCTGGCCCGAGAAGACTTTGCCAAGGAGGTGAAGTTGTTTGGCCTGGGGCCGCTGCTGATGCAGCGCTATCAAGATATTTTTCAGCGGCTCTATGCCGAAGACCGCAACCTGACGGTGCGCCGCAGCGGCTGGAGCTACGGCCTGGGGCTGCTGAGTACGGCCTCGTTTTACCTGGCCTACTGCTGGATTGTGCTGGAGGCGATCGCAGGCCGCATTTCCCTCGGCGAGCTGACCATGTACCTGACCGTGTTTCGCCAGGGGCAGACCACCTTTGCCAGCACCCTGACGGCGATCGGCGGCATGTACGAAGACGGGCTCTACCTGGCCAACCTCTACGAATTTTTAGAGCAGCCGGTGCCAGAGGATATGGGCACAGCGGTGCGAGGGGTTGACCCCAGCGATGGGCTGCGGTTTGAAGGAGTGTCCTTTAGCTATCCGGGCAGCGATCGCTTGGCTCTAGAAGACGTTTCCTTTCACCTGAGACCGGGCGAAAAAATGGCGATCGTGGGCGAAAACGGCTCCGGCAAAACCACCTTGATCAAGCTGCTCACCCGCCTCTACACTCCCAGCCAAGGGCGGATTCTGCTCGATGGCCGCGACCTGCAAGAGTGGGATAGCGATGTGGTGCAACGGCGCATTGGCGTGATCTTTCAAGACTTTGTGCGCTACCAGTTTAAGGTGGGCGAAAACATCGGCGTGGGCGACGTCACCGACTTTGAAGATGCCCACCGCTGGCAAACCGCCGCCACCAAGGGCACCGCTGCGGAGTTTATTGAGGCTCTGCCCGACGGGTTTGATACCCAGCTTGGGCGCTGGTTTTTTGGGGGCCAAGAGCTATCTGGGGGCCAGTGGCAAAAGATCGCCCTTTCCCGTGCCTTTATGCGCACCAAGGCCGATATTCTCGTGCTCGATGAGCCGACCTCGGCGATGGATGCGGAGGCCGAGACTCGACTGTTTGAGCAGTTTCGCGAGGCCACCCAAGACCAGATGGCAATTTTGATTTCTCACCGATTCTCGACGGTGCGCCGGGCCGACAATATTATTGTGCTGGCCAATGGCAAGCTGATCGAGCAGGGCAGCCATCGAGAACTGCTGCACCAGGATGGGCGCTATGCCCGGCTATTTACCATGCAGGCAGCGGGGTATTTGTAG
- a CDS encoding helix-turn-helix domain-containing protein, with the protein MAKTTPKPVDYSERLRSLMNRAGLTSYRALSQASGVSRSGIDRLRQGQVEQLRVSTLQHLSLSLGLPLAELVEKFSPAQPGPTAALPPEAAALAQVKALRQECDRLQAQLTTQADTVRQQVQQAAIAQLEPWLVQWPTAAHAAQQKPDLPAHKLIPLLRPVETLVQQWGVTPIESVGDEVLFDPQIHQPKGEPLTPGQPVRVSHVGYRQGDRLLHRAKVSPVQTDTESALANPG; encoded by the coding sequence ATGGCCAAGACAACGCCTAAACCGGTGGACTACAGTGAGCGGCTGCGATCGCTGATGAACCGAGCTGGTCTCACCAGCTACCGAGCCCTCAGCCAAGCCAGCGGCGTATCGCGATCGGGCATCGATCGCCTGCGCCAAGGGCAGGTAGAGCAGCTGCGGGTTTCTACCCTGCAACACCTGAGCCTGAGCCTAGGTCTACCCCTAGCTGAGTTGGTAGAAAAATTTAGCCCGGCTCAGCCAGGGCCTACAGCAGCATTGCCGCCCGAGGCTGCCGCTTTAGCCCAGGTCAAGGCCCTGCGCCAGGAGTGCGATCGCCTACAAGCCCAGCTCACCACCCAAGCCGACACCGTGCGCCAGCAGGTACAGCAAGCCGCGATCGCTCAGCTAGAGCCTTGGCTCGTACAGTGGCCCACCGCCGCCCACGCCGCCCAGCAAAAGCCTGACCTTCCAGCTCACAAGCTGATTCCCCTCCTGCGGCCCGTAGAAACCCTGGTGCAGCAATGGGGCGTCACCCCCATTGAATCTGTCGGCGATGAGGTCTTGTTTGATCCGCAGATTCACCAGCCTAAGGGTGAGCCTTTAACCCCAGGACAGCCCGTGCGGGTGAGCCATGTGGGTTACCGCCAGGGCGATCGCCTGCTACATCGTGCCAAAGTCAGCCCGGTTCAGACTGATACTGAATCCGCCTTGGCTAACCCCGGTTAG
- a CDS encoding CsbD family protein, whose product MSIEDRAQATAKNIEGKMQAAVGEITGDPKDKAEGQAKQRQAEATHAKEDVKDALKDAID is encoded by the coding sequence ATGTCCATTGAAGACCGCGCTCAGGCCACTGCAAAAAATATCGAAGGTAAAATGCAAGCGGCGGTTGGCGAGATTACTGGCGACCCCAAAGACAAGGCTGAAGGGCAAGCCAAACAGCGCCAAGCAGAAGCTACCCACGCTAAAGAAGATGTGAAGGACGCCCTGAAAGACGCTATTGACTAG
- a CDS encoding elongation factor G: MTRNVFSDRRNVALVGAYSSGKTTLLESILSVTGAITRKGSVDEGNTLGDSSPEARARAMTVEVNAASTEYGGICFTFVDCPGSVELQQETNHALMGVDAAIVVCEADPSKVLTLSPLLQFLDTWEIPHLIWINKLDRANGTFAEVLAALRQVSSRPVVPQQYPIRQNQDLVGFIDLVTEQAFHYHPGAPADPVLLPSSLQAEEQAARAEMLETLADYDDHLLEELLEDIAPPEDEIVRDLKMELGADLIVPVFMGVALADYGVRPLLDALVKEAPEPSITCDRRGIACDDATLAQVLKTYYTPQGGKLSLVRVWCGELKDGDSLNGDRMGGLYDLMGTQQTSLSRAEAGRIVAVARLDGAQTGDTLTTMGDYPDTLLSKAPVIDPVYALAITPAKRSDEVKLSAALTKLLEEDPSLFWEQHGDTHEVILWGQGDVHLKLAIDRLGRKYNLPMATHLPQVPYKETIRQAKDSVHGRYKHQSGGHGQFGDVYLSIQPLPRGDGFAFSDTIVGGVVPKQYIPSVETGVREYLDHGPLGFPVVDVAVTLTNGSYHNVDSSDNAFKQAARIAMQEGLVACNPTLLEPITQVEISVPSIYTSNVLKLITGRRGQILGYEGKADWPGWDVVTGHLPQAEMQTMILELRSLTMGVGFFKWTYDHLDPVPEKLTERILASAGGDR, encoded by the coding sequence ATGACCCGAAACGTCTTTTCAGACCGGCGCAATGTGGCGCTGGTAGGTGCTTACTCTAGCGGTAAGACGACATTGTTAGAAAGCATTCTCTCGGTCACTGGGGCGATTACCCGCAAGGGCAGCGTCGATGAGGGCAACACCCTTGGCGATAGCTCCCCGGAGGCCCGCGCCCGCGCCATGACCGTCGAAGTAAATGCCGCCAGTACTGAGTACGGCGGCATTTGTTTTACGTTCGTCGATTGCCCTGGCTCGGTCGAGCTCCAGCAAGAAACCAACCATGCCCTGATGGGAGTCGATGCGGCGATCGTGGTCTGCGAAGCCGACCCCAGCAAGGTGCTCACCCTTTCCCCGCTGCTGCAATTTCTCGACACCTGGGAAATTCCGCACCTGATCTGGATTAACAAGCTCGATCGCGCCAATGGTACCTTCGCTGAGGTGCTGGCCGCCCTGCGCCAGGTTTCTTCGCGCCCGGTGGTGCCCCAGCAGTACCCGATTCGCCAAAACCAGGATCTGGTGGGCTTTATCGATCTGGTGACTGAGCAGGCCTTTCACTACCACCCTGGTGCCCCCGCCGACCCGGTGCTACTGCCCTCCTCGCTTCAGGCAGAAGAACAGGCCGCCCGCGCCGAAATGCTCGAAACCCTGGCCGACTACGACGATCACCTGCTCGAAGAGCTGCTGGAGGATATTGCCCCCCCCGAGGACGAAATTGTGCGCGACTTAAAAATGGAGCTGGGGGCCGATCTGATTGTGCCCGTGTTTATGGGCGTAGCTCTGGCCGACTATGGTGTTCGACCCCTGCTCGATGCCCTGGTCAAAGAAGCGCCCGAGCCCAGCATTACCTGCGATCGCCGTGGCATTGCCTGCGACGACGCTACCCTGGCCCAGGTGCTTAAAACCTATTACACCCCCCAGGGCGGCAAGCTGTCGCTGGTGCGGGTCTGGTGCGGCGAACTGAAGGATGGCGATAGCTTGAATGGCGATCGCATGGGTGGTCTCTACGACCTGATGGGCACCCAGCAAACCAGCCTCAGCCGAGCCGAAGCGGGTCGCATTGTCGCCGTAGCCCGCCTAGACGGTGCCCAGACCGGCGATACCCTGACCACGATGGGCGACTACCCCGATACGCTGCTGTCCAAAGCCCCGGTGATCGACCCGGTCTACGCCCTGGCCATTACCCCCGCCAAGCGCAGCGATGAAGTCAAGCTCAGCGCCGCCCTCACCAAGCTACTCGAAGAAGACCCCTCGCTGTTTTGGGAGCAGCATGGCGACACCCATGAGGTGATTCTCTGGGGCCAGGGCGACGTGCACCTGAAGCTGGCGATCGATCGCCTGGGTCGTAAGTACAACTTGCCCATGGCTACTCACCTGCCCCAGGTGCCCTACAAAGAGACCATTCGTCAGGCCAAAGATTCTGTTCACGGGCGCTACAAGCACCAGAGCGGCGGCCATGGCCAGTTTGGCGATGTCTATCTCTCGATTCAGCCGCTGCCGCGCGGCGATGGCTTTGCCTTTAGCGACACCATTGTGGGCGGCGTGGTGCCCAAGCAGTATATTCCCAGCGTTGAGACTGGCGTGCGCGAATACCTCGACCACGGCCCCTTGGGCTTTCCGGTGGTGGATGTGGCGGTGACGCTGACCAATGGCTCATACCACAACGTCGATAGCTCCGACAATGCCTTTAAGCAGGCCGCCCGCATCGCCATGCAGGAGGGCCTGGTCGCCTGCAACCCCACCCTGCTCGAACCGATTACCCAGGTCGAAATTTCGGTGCCCAGCATCTATACCTCCAATGTGCTGAAGCTGATTACTGGCCGCCGTGGTCAGATTCTCGGCTACGAGGGCAAGGCCGACTGGCCCGGCTGGGATGTGGTGACGGGGCACCTGCCCCAGGCCGAAATGCAGACCATGATCTTAGAACTCAGGTCGCTGACCATGGGCGTGGGCTTCTTTAAGTGGACCTACGACCACCTCGACCCGGTGCCTGAGAAACTGACGGAAAGAATATTGGCGAGTGCAGGGGGCGATCGCTAA
- a CDS encoding GFA family protein, translated as MTDSKPRETGQCRCGQVQFEASSEPLMTMACHCMGCQQMTASAFSLSTLYSSSGFKVTLGEPVIGGLRGATRHYFCAHCMSWLFTRPEGMDDFVNVRSTIMDDVQSFSPFIETYTDEKLPWATTPAVYSFNKFPQPEDFPALLAEFAKQPD; from the coding sequence ATGACAGACAGTAAACCTCGCGAAACAGGCCAGTGTAGATGTGGGCAAGTTCAGTTTGAAGCCAGCTCAGAACCGCTTATGACTATGGCGTGCCACTGCATGGGGTGCCAGCAAATGACTGCAAGCGCCTTTAGTTTAAGCACACTTTATTCCAGCAGTGGGTTCAAGGTAACGTTGGGTGAACCTGTAATTGGCGGACTGCGCGGCGCAACGCGTCATTATTTTTGTGCCCACTGCATGAGCTGGCTGTTCACGCGCCCAGAGGGTATGGATGACTTCGTCAATGTGCGATCGACGATAATGGATGATGTCCAGTCTTTCAGTCCATTCATCGAAACCTATACCGACGAAAAGCTGCCCTGGGCAACCACACCTGCCGTCTACAGCTTCAACAAGTTTCCGCAACCAGAAGATTTTCCGGCGTTGCTGGCTGAGTTTGCCAAACAACCTGATTAG
- a CDS encoding cobalamin-binding protein, protein MTQPPLRIISLIPSATEIVCALGLEDSLVGRSHECDFPPAVTALPVCTAPKFNPEGSSGEIHQRVSDLLTSALSVYRVDIEMLEALQPTHIITQAQCEVCAVSLGDVEAAVAKLTHSQPKVISLSPNRLAEVWHDISSTGVALLGEAGQAQVEAVLAGLKQRVQTCCDRTTDLTTPTVACIEWTEPLMAAGNWVPELVALAGGKSLFGQVGQHSPWMSWDDLVTADPAVIVIMPCGYDLAITRRESAALVNHPQWAQLKAVQTGRIYITDGNQYFNRPGPRLVDSLEILAEIFHPDVFDYGYRGQGWQPLVEE, encoded by the coding sequence ATGACCCAACCGCCCCTCCGCATCATCTCCCTCATCCCCAGCGCCACTGAGATTGTCTGTGCATTGGGGCTAGAAGACTCTTTGGTGGGTCGCAGCCACGAGTGCGACTTTCCGCCTGCCGTCACCGCCCTGCCCGTTTGCACTGCGCCCAAATTCAACCCCGAGGGCAGCAGCGGCGAAATCCATCAGCGGGTGAGCGACCTGCTCACCTCGGCCCTCAGCGTCTACCGGGTCGATATCGAAATGCTAGAGGCACTTCAGCCCACCCACATCATCACCCAGGCCCAGTGCGAAGTCTGCGCCGTCAGCCTGGGTGATGTGGAAGCCGCCGTTGCCAAACTCACCCATAGCCAGCCCAAGGTGATTTCTCTCTCCCCCAACCGTCTGGCTGAGGTGTGGCACGACATCTCTAGCACGGGGGTGGCTCTACTGGGGGAAGCGGGGCAGGCCCAGGTAGAGGCTGTCTTAGCGGGGCTTAAGCAGCGGGTGCAAACCTGTTGCGATCGCACCACCGACCTTACCACCCCCACCGTTGCCTGTATCGAGTGGACAGAACCGCTGATGGCGGCGGGCAACTGGGTGCCCGAACTGGTCGCTTTGGCGGGGGGTAAATCGCTCTTCGGCCAGGTGGGTCAACATTCCCCCTGGATGAGCTGGGATGACCTGGTGACCGCCGACCCAGCGGTGATTGTGATCATGCCCTGCGGCTACGATCTGGCCATCACCCGACGCGAAAGTGCGGCGCTGGTCAACCATCCACAGTGGGCGCAGCTCAAGGCGGTGCAAACGGGCCGGATCTACATTACTGACGGCAATCAATACTTCAATCGCCCTGGTCCGCGCCTGGTTGATTCCCTCGAAATTTTGGCCGAGATCTTTCACCCTGACGTCTTTGACTACGGCTACCGAGGCCAGGGCTGGCAACCGCTAGTGGAAGAGTAG
- a CDS encoding PIN domain-containing protein, with the protein MYLVDADVMIDIQRGYGPALAWFASVPTLPSIPGFVVMELIQDAQNKQQVRKVLQLVAPLTIVWPTETDCARALSDFTAYHLSHKVGLIDALIAACAIGRSATLCTFNVKHYKVISGLSLEQPYSR; encoded by the coding sequence ATGTACCTTGTCGATGCCGATGTCATGATTGACATTCAACGGGGCTACGGGCCAGCACTGGCTTGGTTTGCCTCTGTCCCAACACTGCCGAGCATCCCAGGCTTTGTGGTGATGGAATTGATTCAGGATGCTCAGAACAAGCAACAGGTGAGGAAAGTTCTACAACTTGTAGCGCCACTAACCATCGTTTGGCCGACTGAAACCGATTGCGCCCGTGCCCTATCTGATTTCACAGCCTATCATCTGTCTCACAAGGTTGGTCTGATTGATGCTTTGATTGCGGCCTGTGCTATTGGGCGTAGCGCAACTCTTTGTACTTTCAACGTGAAGCACTACAAAGTTATCTCCGGCTTGAGTTTGGAGCAACCCTATAGTCGCTAA
- a CDS encoding phycobiliprotein lyase has translation MDIVNFFESLAGKWFSQRTTHNLAGQSSQAGQSNLLIEFLPASDGDLVQACAPLGHDPSHIACGLRIHQDSQLDGETKKIQSSALMVILTPSASGEGVLIQAAGSAVLQGSYRVEAEVLTITTPTETGQVEERLWFVNPNLRMRTSVVKVGDTEQIASFCSEIRMGLAKPTT, from the coding sequence ATGGACATTGTGAACTTTTTTGAAAGCCTAGCCGGCAAGTGGTTTTCTCAGCGCACCACCCATAACCTGGCGGGTCAGAGTTCCCAAGCGGGGCAGTCTAATCTGCTAATTGAGTTCTTGCCCGCCAGCGATGGCGACCTAGTTCAGGCCTGTGCGCCCCTAGGCCACGACCCCAGCCACATTGCCTGCGGCCTGCGCATTCACCAAGATAGCCAGCTCGACGGTGAAACCAAAAAAATTCAAAGCAGCGCCCTCATGGTCATTCTGACCCCGAGCGCCAGCGGTGAGGGCGTGCTGATACAAGCTGCCGGGTCTGCGGTCTTACAGGGCAGCTACCGCGTCGAAGCAGAAGTACTCACCATTACAACCCCCACCGAGACCGGTCAGGTCGAAGAACGGCTGTGGTTCGTCAACCCCAACCTACGCATGCGCACCAGCGTGGTTAAAGTGGGCGACACAGAACAAATCGCCTCATTTTGCTCCGAAATTCGGATGGGTCTAGCCAAACCCACCACCTAA